The DNA region GTCAGATCGCAGTACGGCCGAACAGTACGTGACAGACGCCCGAACACGGCAGTTTCCGCTATCGAAATCGTTTAGCCAACAACTTTCAAAACGCCGGCTACGACCATGAGGGATATCGCGTCTGGCTTTACGACGGCCGCGTACACGTCGGCGACCACGACCCGACCGGGAGTCCGGCGTACGGGCGAACACCGATGACCGGTGAAGCCCGACAGTCCGACACCGACACCGGTCCCCTCGACGGCGTGACGGTCCTCGACGCCTCCCGCGTGCTCGTCGGCCCGTTCTGTACGATGCAGTTGGGCGACCTCGGCGCGGACGTCATCAAGATAGAGCGTCCCGGTAGCGGCGACCAGACGCGCGGGTGGCACCCGCCGACGTACGGTGACTCCGAGGAGAGCGCCTACTACCTGAGCGTCAACCGCAACAAGCGCTCGCTGACGCTCGACCTCGCGTGCGAGGAGGGGCGCGACGTGTTTCGAAGCCTCGCGAGCGAGGCGGACGTCGTCGTCTCGAACTTCCGCGTCGGCAAGATGGCGGAGTTCGGTCTCGACTACCAGACGCTGAAAGCGGAGAACCCCGGCCTCGTTTACTGCGCACTCTCGGGCTACGGCGAGTGGGGTCCAGATCGGGACCGACCGGCGTACGACCTCATCATGCAGGCCGAGGGCGGCCTCATGAGCATCACCGGCGAGGAGGACGGCGCGCCGGTGCGCGTCGGTGTCGCCATCGCCGACATCGGCGCGGGGATGTACGCGACGCAGGCGATTCTCGCCGCGCTGTTCGAGCGCGAACTCGGCGACGGCACCGGCCAGAAGGTGGACGTCTCGCTGCTCGACGGACAGGTGGCGTGGATGAGCTACATGGCCACCAACTACTTCGCGACGGACGTTCCGCCGGGACGGATGGGGAGCAAACACCCGACTATCGCCCCGTATCAGGCGTTTCCGACCGCGGACGGCTACGTCGTCGTCGCGGTTCCCTCCCCCACCCTCTGGCCGAAGTTCTGCGCGGCCATCGGCCACGAGGAACTCGTCGACGACGAACGCTTCGCCGACAACGCCGCGCGGGTCGAACACCGCGACGAACTCGACGCGATACTGGAAGCCGAGTTCGAGACGCACACCACCGAGGAACTGCTCGCGCTGTTCGCCGAGTTCGGCGTCCCCGCCAGCGACGTGAAGGATATGGAGGACGTCTTCGAGAACCCGCAGGTCCGCGCGCGAGGGATGCGACAGTCGGTGTCGCACCCGACCGCCGGCGAGGTGGTGATGCCGGGCAGTCCGATGCATCTCTCGAAGACGCCGACGTCCGTCCGTCAGCACCCGCCGCTGCTCGGCGAGCACACCGCCGAGATTCTCCGCGAGTTCGGTTACACCGACGACGACATCGCGCAGTTCGGAGAAGACGGCGTCGTCTGAGACGCTCGCGCCAATCGGCCCTCTCTCTCGGTTTATTTGTCCCGTGCGACCGAACTCCGACGCCGTGCTACACGCTGTCGCACCGTGACAAGCCTTTTTCAGGTTCCCCGAGACGACCGGATATGTTCCCCGAGACGGTCGAGACCGAACGCCTCCGCTTGGAGCGCCTCGGTCCCGACACGGTCGACGTCCACGACTTCTACGCGGTCATGTCGTCAGCGGAGATGGACGAGGTAACTCGTCACCACACGCAGACGAGACACGAGACGCCGAAGGAGAGCGCCGATTACCTCGACGAAAAGGCCGAAAAGTGGAAGAGCGGCGAGGCCGCGCAGTACGTCGTCCGTCCGCGCGACGGCGAGGACGGTGCGGGCGAGTTCGCGGGCGTCACCGGTCTCGGGTTCCAGTGGGAGAAACGGACCGCCATCATGGGCCTGTGGCTCCGCAAGCGCTTCTGGGGTCGCGGTTACTCCGGTGAGCGTGCGGCGGCGCTGTTGCACGTCGCCTTCGCCGAACTGGACCTCGAGCTCGCCTCGCCCGCGCACACGCCGGAGAACGAGCAGTCCAGGCGCGCCATCGAGAAGTACGTCGACCGATTCGGCGGCCGGTACGAAGGAATCCTCAGAAACTGGGTGCCCGCCGAGATGACGACCACGGGAGAGACATGGGATCTCCACCGCTACTCCATTGCGCAGACGGAGTGGTGTGCCGCCGTCGACGACGAGACGGTCGAGACGCCGGAGGTGCAGGTCAGCTATGAGTAGCGGCCTCTTCCCGACGGTTATCGAGACGGAGCGTCTCCGACTCGAACCTCGAACGCCGGAGTACGTCGACGTCCACGAACTGTACCGCATCTGCTCGCCGTCGCCGGAGATGGACGAAGTCACTCGGCACCTCCCGTGGTCGCCGCACGATACTCCCAAAGAGACGTCCGAGTTCCTGCGTCGGGGGCGGCAGCACCGTGAGAACCACGAGACGGTCGACTACGTCATCAGACCACGAGAGAACGAGGACGGCGCAGGCGAAATCGCCGGATTCGGCGGGTTGAACCTCCAGTGGGACCGCCGCAGCGCCGGACTCGGTCTCTGGCTCGGAAAACGGTTCTGGGGCCGCGGCTACTCCGCCGAGCGCGCGGCGGCGCTGCTCGAACTCGCGTTCGACCATCTGGACCTCGAACTCGTCCGCGTGTGCCACGACCCCGAGAACGAGAACTCCCGACGGGCCATCAAGAAGTACGTCGACCGCTTCGGCGGCCAGCGCGACGGCACGTTCCGCAACGCGGCGGCGACGGTTGATGGTGAGGTCGTCGACCGGACGCACTACACGGTAACGCAGAGACAGTGGCGCGAGGCCGGTGGCGATACCGAGCCGACGGTCCGAATGCGGTGGGACGACGACTGACCCCGCTCACTCCGCGTCCGGCAACGACCCGGCGACGACCGTGCCGCCCTTCAGCACCGCCTCGGGGTTGTTCAGACGCGTCACGTCCTCGGTGGGGTCGCCGTCGACGACGAGCAGGTCGGCGAACGTGCCGGGTTCGAGCGTCCCCGACCCCTCCAACCCGATCGCGTCGGCGGCCGTTTCGGTCATCGCCCGAATCGCCTCGGTCTCGGTCATGCCGTACTCGGCCATGAACGAGATTTCGGTCGCGTTCGAGCCGTGAGCGTTGAACGGCGTGCCCGCGTCGGTGCCGCCGGCGATTTCGACGCCCGCTTCGACGGCCCGACGGAACGAGTCGATGTGGCGCTCGTACACGTCGCGCGTCTTTCTGGCGCTCTCCTCGGTCGCCATCTCGGTGTTGCGGATGATGTGGTACGGTGCGGAGAGCGTCGGGACGAGCGTCACGTCCTCGTCGACGAGCATCTCGATGGCCTCGTCGTCGAGAAACGTCCCGTGTTCGACCGTGTCGACGCCCGCTGCGACGGCGGCTTTGACACCCTCGCCACCGTGGGCGTGCGTCGCCCCGTGGACGCCGCGGCGGTGTGCCTCGTCGACGATGGCGTGCAGTTCCTCGTCGGTCATCGCCACCGCGTCGGGGTCGCTGCCGGGCGTCGTCACCCCGCCGGTGGTCATGAACTTGATGAACTCAGCGCCCTGCTTGATCTGCTCGCGGACCGCCTTGCGGGCGTCGTCCGGGCCGTCGATCTCCCGTCCGAGGTGGTGGCCGTGCCCGCCGGTGATGGTGATGGAGCGGCAGTTGGCGACCATCCGCGGTCCCGGCACGTCGCCGCTGTCGACGGCGCGCTTCAGGGTGGGGTCCACGTCGCGCGCGCCCATCGCGCGGACGCCCGTCACGCCCGATTCGAGCGTCTTTCGGGCGTTTCGCGCCTCGACCAACGCGAGTTCCGCGTCGCTCATGCCGACCACGTCCTCGACGCTCACCTCGCCGGAGAGCGAGAAGTGGACGTGCGCGTCAACGAGACCCGGCAGCACCGTCCGACCGGGCAGAGAGACGACCGGTTCGTCGGCGTCGGTCGCGGCCTCCGCGTCGCCGACGGCGAGTATCTCCCCCGCGTCGGCGTCGACGCGGATCGACCCCTCACGGGACTCTCCTCGGTCGAACAGCAGCACGTCTCGAAGAATCATCGTCGGCCCGTAGTGTCGGCGTAGGCTTGAACGTGTCTTTCTACGGTATGTGGGTGCACACGACACATTTCGGTCGCGTACCACGTGGCCAGAAAGCACTTCCGGCACCGCCAAGTTCGGGGAGAGTATGACAGAGACGAACAGCGGCCGGTTCGGTGTTCTCACCGCCGTCGCGGGCGTGCTCGCGGGGACCGTCGCCTACGCGTTCGGGTACGCGCTGACGTACGTGCTCACGAGTTCGGAGATACAGAACTCCAGCGCACAGCAACTGCTGGAGGTTTTCAGCGGCGAGTCGGCCACGTGGAAAGCCGTCGGCTGGGTGTTCTACAACGCGCACTTCGTCGACGCGCAGATTCCCAGCCTGTTCGGCGCGTCCCGCGCGATCAACTTCGTCGCGGAGGTCGAAGCGTTCCCGTCGCTGCTGTACGTCCTCCCGCCGGTACTTCTGCTGCTCGCCGGTGTTGTCGTCGCGCGGATCGGCGGTGTCTCGGACGCCGCAGACGGCGCGAAAGTGGGCGCGTCGGTACTCGCCGGCTACTTCGCGCTCTCGGTCGTCGGCGCGTTCCTCTTTACCGTTCCCATCGGCGAAACGGCCACGGCCGAACCCGACTTCGTCGCCGCCGTCCTCGTCGCGGGTGTCGTCTACCCGGCCGTCTTCGCGACCCTCGGCGGTGTCGTCGCGGGCGTCGTTCAGAGTTCGCGGGCGACCATCTCGCCCCAATGAGTGAAGCCGAACCGCTCGTAGAACGCCCGTGCGCGCTCGTTCTCCCCGTCGACGTCGAGCACCATCCGGTCGAGCGGGAGCTCTTGCGCCCGCGCCGCGTCGAGCGCGGCGTCGAGTAACTCGTCGGCGACGCCCGTTCCGCGGTGGTCGGGGGCAACGTAGATCTCGTTGAGCACGGCCGCGTCCCAGATCATCGACAGCGACGCCGGGAGGACGAACGCGTAGCCGACGAGTCGGCCCTCGCCGTTCTCGGCGACGTGGATCGTCCGCCCGTCCTCGTCGACACAGCGGTCGACCCACGCTCGATACGACTCGCGGTACTCGTCGGTGAGTTTCGCCTCGTACGTCTCGCGCTTGTCGTCGCCGCCGGTGCCGTCGCCCAGTCCGAGTTCGAACGCGCGTTTCAGTTCCCAGAGGTCGTCGTACTCGCTGTCCTCGCCGTGTGCGTAGGGCCGAACGTCCATGTCGGCGTGTCGACGACGGTCGGTATCAGTAGTTCGGAGTCCGTCTCTCCGGTCGCGTTGTCCCCGTCACTCGTGTCGCCGTCTTCGCCCGTTCTCGCGAAGTCGCGCGCCCACGACGACGACGCTCGTGAGCACCAACAGCAACTGCGTCCCCGAGGAGACGACCGGAAAGACGCGCTCGACGTTCTCGGGTTCCTCGCCCGAGGAGGGGTCGACCCCGGTGCGGTAGTGGCGCGTCTCAGTCGTCGCCCGCGGTTCCTCGGGTGCGAGTTCGACGAACGTCTGGACGACGCCGCGCTGATTCGAGAGGTGGAGTCGCCCGTTTATCGAGTAGAAGCCGTCGTACAGGGGATAAAAGACGTTGACGCCGTTGGTGAACAGGTCCGGGAAGATGCCGCCGAGCGTGAGCGCCGCGAGCGCGGTCCACCCGAGGCGAACCCCGCGGCCGCCGAACCGGTCGCGGAGTCGCGAGCGGCCGGCGAGTCGAGTGTCGTAGAGGAGTGCCCCGCCGAAAAGTAACGGAAGCAACAGCGTATGGAGCAGCGAGCGGTGCGCGCCCGTGAGGACGAACCCGAAGAACGTGTCGAAGTCGGGCACCGCGGCGGCGACGAGGACGACAGTCAGCGCGCGGCGGTCGAACTCGTCGCCGAGGAGTGCGGCCGCGACGAGCGCGCCGACGGCGAGGTGGACGACGGTCGATGGCACGTACTGAGGTCGCACAGCGCGACTATGTACGTTGCGCCGCCGTCCGGGGTCTTCGAGACGCCTGACGAACTCGTCATTCGTCGAACCCTCCTTTCGATAGCCTTTTCCCCGGTCGCCGACCCACACCGCCTATGTGGCAGTCCGCCCGCGGAGGGTCGCGACGATGACCGAGACGCCCAGAGACGACCTCGCTCGACGCATCGCCGGTGAGGTGACGCTCAGCGACGAACCGGGCGCGACGCTCCGGAAGTGGCGAACCGACTTCGACGTCTCCCAGACCGAACTGGCCGCGCAGTTGGACGTCTCCTCGTCGGTCATCTCCGACTACGAGAGCGGCCGCCGCGAGAGTCCGGGCATCGGCGTCATCCGGCGGATGGTCGACTCGCTGCTCGACATCGACGAACAGCGCGGCGGCGGCCGGATTCGCCAGTACGCCCGCGTGCTCTCGGCGGGCTTCGAGAGCGACATCGTCCACGACCTCCGCGAGTACTCCACGTCGATCCCGCTCGACCGCCTCTACGAGGCGATGGAGGCGACCGAACTCGTCCGCGGCGACGAGGACACCGTCAGCGGCCACACCGTCATCGACAGCATCCAAGCCATCACGCGCCTCTCCTCCGACGAGTTCTACCGCCTCTACGGGCAGAGCACGAACCGCGCGCTCGTGTTTACGGGCGTCACCCGCGGCGAGTCGCCGCTGGTCGCGATGCGCGTCGTCAACCCGACGCCGAACGCCGTCGTGCTCCACGGCGTCGAGGAGGACGACCTCTGGGAGCACGCCCCGGCACTCGCGCGCATCGACGGCTTCTCGCTGGCCATCTCGAACCGCGACCTCGACGAGATGCTCGACGAGATGCGCGAGTTGCCGTAACTGGCCTGTTCTCTCTACCGTCGCCTCCGTCGGGTCGGTGTCGATGTGGTGTATCGCCTCCGGCGAGAGCAATCGACCGCTCGGGAGTTCGACCCACCCGGTCGCCAGCAGGCGAATCCGACCCCTTCTCGCGGCTTACCCGAACAGCGACTCGCTTCGGGCGTCTTGGATGGCGTACGCCGCCCCCAGAATCGCCACTCCGAGGAACACTTCGGTGTACCCGGGCGGTGTCGGGTTCGGCAGCAACGACCACGCGAAGATGGCGAGGCTGAAGAGGACGAGGAGCCAGATACGCCACTTGCCGAGGAGTCGCCTTCCGAAGTCGGTGCCGTTCGACCCCTCTTCTTCCAGTCGCCCGGTGCCCGAGTCAGCCCTAATGGCCTCCTCTCCGGTTTCGCTTTCCCTGTCGGTGTCGTCCGTGTCGGTTTCGACGTCCGTATCGTTGCGAACAGACATCTCTTCCCACCACCTGACGGTACGGCGTCGACCCTCAAAGGTAGACGGCAAGAATACAAAAGCCGTTGAAGTGGACGCCGAAGCTACGCGACGTACTCGTACTTGCGCTCGTTCATGCGGCCCCACCCGGTGAAGACGAACTCGTCGGCCGGGGGAGTGAACTCCTCGATCTCCGTCTCCTTCTGATGGTTGTGCGCGTCGTGAACTTGCTCGTACTCGTCGTAGTCGAGTTCGTAGCGGCGTTCGAGTTGGTCGTCGACGTCGAGCGCGCGTATCTCGTCGAGCCACCCGTCGCGAACCGTCTCGGCGTGAATCTCCGCCTGCGCGCCGGAGCCGTACGAGCCGACGAGCAGCCGGTCACCCGCGAGCGACCGTCCCGCCTCGGCGGCGTTCTTCAGCGCGCTGATGCGGGCGATGTGGACCGAGCCGGTGTACCAGTTGCCGACCTGTTCGGAGATGGCGAGCGTCGGTTCGATGGCGCGGGCGTACCAGTCGAGGTAGTTGTCGGTCTTCTTCAGCGCGTCCATGTAGTCGCGGATGGCCGCCTCGTACTCATCCCACGACCCGAAGTCGGCCTCGCGTGGTTGGCGGCCGATCTCGTCGGCCATCGCGGCCTCGACGTCGGTGCCCCGGGTCATGTGGCGATACCCCAGGAGGGCCGCCTTTCGGACCATCCCGGGGAACGGCGTGTGGAACGGAATGTACTCAAAATGGTCGGGGTGGGTGTCGCCCGCGACGCTCTCGTAATCTTCGAGCGCCTCGCGCATGCGTGCGAGGTACACCTGCACCGAGCGCTTGCCGTCGACGCTCGGGAACTGCTGGTTCGGCTTGAGGAAGTCGGTCTCGTCGGCGGAGCCGTAGCCCTGTTCGGTCGAGAGCTCGACGAGATCTGGGTCCTCGGAGATGAGCATCGCCACCGCGCCCGCGCCCTGCGTCGCCTCGCCGGGGTCGCCGCGCTCGTACAGGGCGGTGTCGGTGGCGACGACCAGCGCCGACCGACCGCGGTTGCGACCGGCTTTGATCCAGTTGTAGGCGTCGTCGAGACTCTGCGTTCCGGCGATGCAGGCGAACTTCCGCTCGCCCTTGTTCGCGTGGTGGAAATCCTCGTCGTACAGCTGTTCGAGACAGCCGGCGATGTACGTCGAGACTGGCTTGGAGTTGTCGAAGGAGCTCTCGGTGGCCACGTCGATGCGGCCGATGTCGTCCGGCGTCAGGCCGCGGCGCTCCATCAGTCGCTTGGCCGCGTTCGCGCCCATCGTGACGATGTCCTCGTACACGTCGGGGAACGAGGAGGCTTCGAGACCGATTCCCTTCGTGTACTTCTCGGGCTCTTCGCCCTTCACCGGAGCGAACGTGCCGGGGAGGTCGAGAACGAGCTTTCCCGTCCACATTTCGACGGCGTCGATGCCGACTGCGGTCATGAATGAGGGATAACGAACATGAGTATATGGGCCTGTCGATGGGGGGTTCGTCAGGTGTCGAACTCAGTACGTGCCGACGGTGAACGTCATCGACTTACTCGACCCGTCCGCGAACCGAAGGCTGACGGTGAGTTCCTCGTTCTGCATGTCCACCTCGTCGCCGGACTCACTCTCGCGGAAGTAGAGCAGCGAGAACGTGACGTCGCTTCCGGCCTCTGCGGTCGCGCGCTCGGTCAGTTCCGCGCGTGTTCCGAGCCGGTAGCGACTGTCGTCGTCGTCGCCTGCCTCGTAGTAACCCGACTCGTCGGTGTCGAGGTAGAGTTCGTGCTGTCCGGGTTGGTTCTGTCCTCCGTTCTGCTCCTGCAGATTGCCCGCCGCGTCGGTGTCGACCGTTATCGCTTCGACCGTCACCGGGTCCGAGCCGTCGTTCGAGACGTTGAACCGGACCGTCGACGACTCCCAGAACGGCTCCGCGTCGCCGTCGTAGCTGACGCTGCTCGCGGCCGTTCCGTCGTCGCTGTCGTCACCGCTGCTACCGCTTCCTTCCGGGACCGTCAACTCGAACGTCGCGTACTCCGCCGCTTCCTCGCCGTACCCGATATCGACCTCGACGTTCTCGTTTTCCGTCGCCTCCTCCGGCGCCTCGTAGACGACGCGCAACCGACCCTCGCTGTCGGTCGTCCGTCCCTCCGGGAACGTGACGCTGCCGTCGCCGGTCGTCACCTCGGCGTCCAGTTCCTCGCCGGTCACCGGGTTTCCGAACCCGTCGCGGACCTCCGCGACGAGCATCCGATTCGTGCCCGCCCGCACCGTCTCGTCGTCGCCGGAGACGTCGGTGACGTACGCCGCCTCCGTCTCGCCGACGTTCGAACCGACGCCGACTTTCGCCATCCGGAGCGAGTACGTCTCGTCCGCTTCGAGCGTAATCGTCAGGATACCGTCGTCGACGGCGACGTCCTCGACGTACCCGCCTTCGGTCTCCGATTCGAGTAGTTCGCGCCAGTCGTCCTCCGACAACTCCGTCGCGAGTGAGATCCGAATCGGTTCGTCGTCGCTCGTCACCGTCGTCGTTCGCGTCGAGGCGCTCGCCGGCCGCACGTCGACCGAGGTCGCGCCGGTCCGCGCCGCCGACACCTCGCCGTCGAGCGACACGAGAGAGATGCGCCGCCCGTCGACGAGCGTCTGCTCGCTCTGGGGGAGTGTCGCGCCGCCACCGAAGCGGTTGTACAGCACCGAGTTCTCGTACACCGTCGTCGGCGGGTTCCGGTACTGCGTGTAATCGGGCGTGTATTCGAGCGACCGCGTCTCGAACGAGCGAATGTCCTCGCCTGTCCAGTAGTCGGCCGTCTCCCCGTCGACGGCTCTCGCGTTCTCGATTTCGATGCCGTCGGCGACGCGCTCTGTCATCGAGAGGCGCCCGCTCGCCGGTGGTGGATTGACGAACAACACCCGGTTCGGATACCGCGCCCCGAGAGAGATCGAAACCGGGTGCGTCGCGTCGGTGTTCGCGCTCCGCAGAATCGCGTTGCGCGCGTCCAACAGTTCCTGTTGAACGCGCTGGTTGTGGTCGAACTCGACGCGCTCGTTGTCCGTCGGGACGACCTGCGCCTGATACATCGACATCGAGAGTATCAGGATGCCGAACAGGAGGACGGAACCCACCTGCACGGTGACCGCACGTCGGTCGTCCCGAAAGTTCATGAGCGGGACAAGTCACGGAGACAGTAAAAGTTACTGCTCCGACGACTGTCTGGTCGTCGAACCGATTACTCGTCGTCTTCGACGACTTCGGGGTCGCTCATCGCGCTCTGGAGGCTGTCGAGACCGTTGACCCACTCGGAAACGAGACCGTACTCCAGTTGCTCGGCGACCGACATGTCGAGCTCCGCGCCGTCGATGATGTGCGTGCCCGCCTGGACGAGATACCCGAGTGCGGCGTCGAGGTCGTCCTCCGCCTCGGCGTCGGCGGCGGCGTGGACGTACTCGTCGACGGGTGCATCGCCGACGGTGCCGCTGTTGACGTACTCCTCGGCGGCGTAGAAGACGCAAACGAGACTCGTCTGGACGCCGTCGATGAGCATCAGTTTCTCCTCGTCTTCGAGCGACGGTTCCGAGAGGACGATATCACGAATCTTCGCGAGTTCGTCGAGCGCTCGTTCCTCGTCGAGCGCGTCGTCCTCGTACGCGGAGACGATTTTAGCGACGGCGATGGCCGCGTCGTCCTGCAGGTTCAACAGCAGTCGAGCGGAGTCCTCGTTCTCGGGGTCTAACTCCTCTTCTTCGACGCGGGTCAGCCAGTTTTGCCACCGTTCCTCCGTGTAGAACGTTTCCTCGGGGTCAACCATATCTCACCCGAACGCTGCAGTACTCAAATGCCTTTCTTCTCAGCGGACACAACGTGCGAACGCCTCACTCGGTGGCGATTCGAGGTCGAATTTCGCCGACCGGACGGCGTCTGACGCAGCGTCCTCACCGGAGAAAGTCAAATACAGCGACAGTTTTCGGTGCACAGAGGTCCCACCGCGGTTTCGGTCACGCGTCCGTCATCTGTCGAGCGTCGCCTCGGTGTCGATACCGTAGACACGCTTCGGCGTCTCGACGTGCGCGTTCCGCATCGCGTCCCCGTATCCCTCCCCCAGCAGCCAGCGGACGCGACGCGGCACCGTCTTCGGTCCCAGCACCGCACCCGGCCGGTCGGGGTCGTCGACGAAGTCCGTCTCCATCAGGAACGGTTCGCCGGTCTCGACGGCGACGCGCAGACGGTCCTTCTCGCTCATCACGCTCGGCGTCGGGCCGCGGAGTCTCCCGGCCGCGTAGTGTTTGACGACGTTCTCCGCCGGGAGGCCGCGTTCCTCGGCCCATTCGGCGATGTCGGTGAGGTCCTCACTCGATTCGGTGTGCAGTTGGACCGCGCAGTCGTGCTCCGCGCCGAGCGCGAGCGCGTGCTTCAACACGTCGTTCGAGGCGGTCCAGACCGAGTCCGACACGTCGTAGTGCGGGCGTCCCGATTTCAGCGCCAGCGCACGCCCCTCGGCGACGAACTCGGCGGCGACGTCGAGGCCGGCACACATCAGGTCGCGCGCGTCCTCGGGCGCGAAGCCGCGCTCGTCGGTCAGACGGGAGACGAGGCCGGGGTGGACACCGAGAACCGGCCACGCACGCCCGTCGAGCACCTCGGTCGCCGAGGCGACCGCGCCGAGCGTCTCCTCGAAGACGGCGCGAAAGTCCTCGCCCGTCTCGGCCTCCACGCCGAGGTGCCACGAGGGCTTGTTGACGACGAGCAGGTGCGTGCCGCCGAGGCGCGCGAACTCCTCGACGGCCTCGACGCCCCGGCCGTGTCGCGGGTCGAGGTGGAGGTGGTTGTCCAAGACGGGGATGTCGAGTTCGTCCATGGTCGTCGTCGGTGCGTGAGAGAGAAAAGTCTGGCCGAGTCGGACGGGAGGTCGGGACCCTGTCGGCCTACTCGCCGAGGGTGATGCTCTCGGTGGCCGCGTTCCGGAGCGCGTCCGACCGCCCGTGCGCCCCCGGCGCGATGGCGAGCGTCCGAACTCCCTGCGCGTTCGCCATCTCCAGCACCGGTTTGAAATCCGTGTCGCGCGAGGCGATCGCCATCGTTCCCACACTCCCTTCGATGGCGAAGCGCGTCGCGTCGACGGCGAGTTTCACGTCCACGTCGCCGCTCGTGACGATGACCTCGTACCCGCGGGCCTCCGCGGCCTGAATCAGTCCAGGCGTCGCGTGTTCGTCGAGATACAGTCGCGTCGTGACGAGACGCCCCGCCCCTTCCGCCGACTCCCGCACGTCGTCCAAGTCGACGTCGAACTCGTCGCGCAGAATGTTCGGCCCGTCGACGAACAGCGCGACGCCTCTGTCGCGCCCCGACTCGTCCGTGAGCCGTCCGAGCAACTCCATGACCCCGATTTTCCCCGGGAAAGTATAGGCGTGCTGATTCCGACCCCCATTCGTACGAACGCATCCGACGAGAATGTTTTCACCGATTTTCATTTATCTAGTTTTGACAATAAGGAAAATAATTAAATATCCTAGGTGTAACTTTCAGGCGCAGCTATGTCAGACAAAGACACTCCGTCGTGGAAGCGTCGTGGATTCCTGAAGACGACCGGTGCGCTCGGCCTCGTCGGCCTGAGCGGCGTCGGTGCGGCGACGCCGGGTCGCAACCCCGGTCCGAAGGAAGACGAGATTCTCGTCGGCGTCTCGAAGACGGCCGACAGTCCGAAAGCGGAAGTCGAGACGGCCGTACCGGGCAACGCCCGAGTCGTTCACGAGAACAAGCAACTCAGCTACGTCGCCGTGAAGTTCCCATCGCAGGCGTCCGACACCGCCCGCGAGAACTTCATCGAGACGGTGACGAAGCGCGATAACGTCAAGTACGCCGAGAAGAACGAGACGCTCGAAGCGCTGTATACACCGTCGGACGACCGGTACGCCGACCAGTACGCGCCGCAGATGGTCAACGCCGACGCCGCGTGGGACACCACGCTCGGCAGTTCCGACGTCACTGTCGCCGTCATCGACCAGGGCGTCATGTACGACCACCCGGACCTCGCCGACCAGTTCGGCTCGAACGAGGGCTACGACTTCGTCGACGACGACTCCGACCCGTACCCGGACGTCCTCGAAGACGAGTACCACGGGACTCACGTCGCCGGCATCGCGGCGGCGACGACGGACAACGGCGAGGGGATCGCGGGTATCAGCAACTCCACGCTGCTGTCGGGACGCGCGCTCTCCGAGGAGGGCAGCGGTTCGACCGCCGACATCGCCGACGCAGTCCAGTGGGCCGCAGACGAGGGAGCGGACGTCATCAACCTCTCGCTCGGTGGCGGCGGCTACACGGAC from Haloprofundus halobius includes:
- the hmgB gene encoding hydroxymethylglutaryl-CoA synthase, coding for MTAVGIDAVEMWTGKLVLDLPGTFAPVKGEEPEKYTKGIGLEASSFPDVYEDIVTMGANAAKRLMERRGLTPDDIGRIDVATESSFDNSKPVSTYIAGCLEQLYDEDFHHANKGERKFACIAGTQSLDDAYNWIKAGRNRGRSALVVATDTALYERGDPGEATQGAGAVAMLISEDPDLVELSTEQGYGSADETDFLKPNQQFPSVDGKRSVQVYLARMREALEDYESVAGDTHPDHFEYIPFHTPFPGMVRKAALLGYRHMTRGTDVEAAMADEIGRQPREADFGSWDEYEAAIRDYMDALKKTDNYLDWYARAIEPTLAISEQVGNWYTGSVHIARISALKNAAEAGRSLAGDRLLVGSYGSGAQAEIHAETVRDGWLDEIRALDVDDQLERRYELDYDEYEQVHDAHNHQKETEIEEFTPPADEFVFTGWGRMNERKYEYVA
- a CDS encoding DUF2150 family protein, encoding MVDPEETFYTEERWQNWLTRVEEEELDPENEDSARLLLNLQDDAAIAVAKIVSAYEDDALDEERALDELAKIRDIVLSEPSLEDEEKLMLIDGVQTSLVCVFYAAEEYVNSGTVGDAPVDEYVHAAADAEAEDDLDAALGYLVQAGTHIIDGAELDMSVAEQLEYGLVSEWVNGLDSLQSAMSDPEVVEDDE
- a CDS encoding NYN domain-containing protein, translated to MELLGRLTDESGRDRGVALFVDGPNILRDEFDVDLDDVRESAEGAGRLVTTRLYLDEHATPGLIQAAEARGYEVIVTSGDVDVKLAVDATRFAIEGSVGTMAIASRDTDFKPVLEMANAQGVRTLAIAPGAHGRSDALRNAATESITLGE
- a CDS encoding TatD family hydrolase; its protein translation is MDELDIPVLDNHLHLDPRHGRGVEAVEEFARLGGTHLLVVNKPSWHLGVEAETGEDFRAVFEETLGAVASATEVLDGRAWPVLGVHPGLVSRLTDERGFAPEDARDLMCAGLDVAAEFVAEGRALALKSGRPHYDVSDSVWTASNDVLKHALALGAEHDCAVQLHTESSEDLTDIAEWAEERGLPAENVVKHYAAGRLRGPTPSVMSEKDRLRVAVETGEPFLMETDFVDDPDRPGAVLGPKTVPRRVRWLLGEGYGDAMRNAHVETPKRVYGIDTEATLDR